The DNA window CGCGGCGAGGTGGTGCGCCAGCCGGTTTGCCCGCTCGTCGAGTTCGGCGAACGTGACGCTGCGATCGCCGCAGACGACCGCGATCCGGTCCGGCACGGCGTCGACGGCGTGCTCGAGGAGATCCGCGATGTTGAGTGCCACTCAGCCAAAGTAGAACATGTTATCGTTGCGGGCAATAGGCTTCCCCGACCGTGGAGGTGCGCAGGATGGCGGAACCGCACGCGCTGGTCCGGCAGGAGGGGCACACCCTCGTCGTCACCATGAACCGGCCGGAGGCGCGCAACGCGCTCACCGGCGAAATGCTCGGGATCATGGTCGAGGCGTGGGACCGCGTCGACGAGGACCCGGAGATCCGCGCCTGCGTGCTGACCGGCGCGGGCGGCGCGTTCTGCGCGGGTGCGGACCTGAAGTCGATGTCGCGGAACGCACCGGACAAAGCGTTCGAACGCGGCACGTTCGACCCGAGCCGGATCGAAGGCCTGCTGAAGGGACGGCGGCTGACGAAACCGCTCATCGCCGCCGTCGAAGGGCCCGCGATCGCGGGCGGCACCGAGATCCTGCAGGGCACCGACATCAGGGTGGCTGGCGAGAGCGCGAAGTTCGGCGTTTCCGAGGCGCGCTGGGGCCTGTTCCCGATGGGCGGGTCCGCGGTGCGCCTGCCCCGGCAGATCCCCTACACCCTCGCCGCCGACATCCTGCTGACCGGGCGGCACGTCAGCGCGGCGGAAGCCCGCGAAATCGGGCTCATCGGCCACGTCGTGCCGGACGGCACCGCACTGGACAAGGCGCTGGAGCTCGCCGGTCTCGTCGCGGCGAACGGCCCGCTCGCCGTGCAGGCGATCCTGCGCACCATGCGGGACACCGAAGGGATGCACGAGGAGGAAGCGTTCAAAGTGGACGCCCAGTACGGGATCGCGGTGTTCGCGAGCGAGGACGCGAAGGAGGGCCCGCGCGCGTTCACCGCGAAGCGGAGCCCGGAGTTCCGCGGGGTCTGAGCCGCTACCGCGCGCTGGCGGCGGTCGCGCACCGCCGCCAGCGCGCCGGGTCTCAGCCGAGGGCGAGGTTCGCGTCCTGGGCCGCGTTCAGGTCCGGCGAACCCGTCTTGGTCGCGTCGAGCGCCACGCCGACGGCGGCTGTGTGGCCTTTGACGTACTCCGTGGCCTCGTTGTCGTTTCCCACGGCGACGACCGCGGAGTGGCTGGCGCCGTCACAGGTGACGGCGACCTCGTTGCCGCCGAAGGCCGAGGCGGTGACGTCGTTGACGTAGGCGAGGATCTCCCCGGAGTACCCGGAGTCGCAGGTGTAGGTGACGTTCACGTCGACCGTGTCGTCGGCGGCCACGACGGCGCTCACGATGCTCAGCGTCGCCGCCTCGGCCGACGCGGCGACGGCGGGTGCGGCGGCCAGCACGGACGCTCCGGCCGCCACGGCGGCGACGGCTCCGGCCAAGGCGAGAGCGGATCTCATCACGATCACTCCTTGTCCCGTTCACACGGGTTCGAGGGCAGGCACGACCCGGCGCACCGGGCCGCGCTGTGCGGGGGCGGTTTTCACCGGGACACCGTTGCCACCGCGAAACCGCGAGAGAAGCATCCAGCCTCACCGGCCCGCCCGACACCGCCGTTGCGACACAACGGGTTCCACCGCGGGGCGGATACCCGGACGAAACTTTTGCGCCGGTACCACTACATCACCTGTCGGCGAGGGAACGCCTTCAGCGCGCCCGGAGCGCGGTCACGGCGCGCGCCGGTGGATGCATGCTCCAGAGCCGTCCGCCGCGCCGCACGTCCTCGGCGCCGTCCTCCCGCAACGCGCGCGCGTAGGCTTCGGTGCCCTGGAAGTCGAGGATCACCAGCCTGCCCCCTGGCGCGAGCACGCGGTGCAGTTCGCGGATGGCGGTTTCCCGTTCCCCCTCGGGCAGGTTGTGCACGACGAGGCTGGCCAGCACGACGTCGAATTCGCCGTCCGGGAACGGGAGATCCCGCACGTCACCGTGGACGACCTCGACCCGGTCGCCGACACCGGCGGCGGCCAGGTTCGCTTCCAGCGCCGCCCGCGAATTGCCCGCCTGATCCTGAGCGCGCCAGATGTCGGCGCCGACCACCCGTCCCATCGGCACGCGCCGCGCCACCTCGACGAGCACCGGTCCCGTCCCCGGGCCGACCTCGAGCACCCGTTCGGTCCCCTTCAGCCGCACGCCGTCGAGCAGGCGCCGCCACTCGCGCCGCTTGCCGAGCAGGCTCCCCAGCACGCCCCAGGCGAACTGCGCCCAGGAGGCGGCGGCCCACACCGCCAGCACGAGCGCCACGACCGTCCACACCGGACCGTCCGCCGCCACGGCGGCCACCACCGCCGCGATCGTGCACACCGCTCCCAGCACCCCGAACGCCGCGAACACGCCCGGCGCGTCGATCC is part of the Amycolatopsis sp. CA-230715 genome and encodes:
- a CDS encoding crotonase/enoyl-CoA hydratase family protein translates to MAEPHALVRQEGHTLVVTMNRPEARNALTGEMLGIMVEAWDRVDEDPEIRACVLTGAGGAFCAGADLKSMSRNAPDKAFERGTFDPSRIEGLLKGRRLTKPLIAAVEGPAIAGGTEILQGTDIRVAGESAKFGVSEARWGLFPMGGSAVRLPRQIPYTLAADILLTGRHVSAAEAREIGLIGHVVPDGTALDKALELAGLVAANGPLAVQAILRTMRDTEGMHEEEAFKVDAQYGIAVFASEDAKEGPRAFTAKRSPEFRGV
- a CDS encoding class I SAM-dependent methyltransferase codes for the protein MRERYGIDAPGVFAAFGVLGAVCTIAAVVAAVAADGPVWTVVALVLAVWAAASWAQFAWGVLGSLLGKRREWRRLLDGVRLKGTERVLEVGPGTGPVLVEVARRVPMGRVVGADIWRAQDQAGNSRAALEANLAAAGVGDRVEVVHGDVRDLPFPDGEFDVVLASLVVHNLPEGERETAIRELHRVLAPGGRLVILDFQGTEAYARALREDGAEDVRRGGRLWSMHPPARAVTALRAR